The DNA region TattgtggggattttttttatatatatcagCTTCAACTCTTTTGAAATATAACTCTATCAATATGAcataagaaaagaaatcatttaCAGCCATTTTACATTGACCATGAGTGCAAATATTCCTGATGATAATATGCATCACATTCACACATCACTGTATAACAGAATATGCAAAcagttaaaacacacacacactgctttGTGAAAGTCAAGATTAGGTGCTtcctttaacaaaataaaagtttaacgGCTTCGCTTATGCGTATTATAAACTACCAATAGATGCAGAAATGACTCATTTGCATGTgtgaaagcaagaaaaaagaGGAATGGCTTCATGAAGAGGTGGAGCTTCCTCACTTTCTGACGCCTCGCTGCCATAAGTCACAGCTTGTAAACACTTCTAGCTGCTAGCGCCGTTTGGTTCTTATTGGGTCGAGCTTTCTGCTTTCATCGTGTAAGAGACTTCTTGTTCTGTAACATTAAGGTGTTACTGAATGCGCTGCATCTGTTCCTATAACAAACTTTCAatagttaaaaagaaaacaatttcttaCTGATTTGTTTGATATATTTCATTACAAAGCAAGACTTAAACTTCAGGTTAAGTTCTTAGCAATAAGAAGATTAAAATACAAGGAATACTTCCAATCCTAAAAGACCAACTAAATCCTAAATTAAACATAATCTTGTTGAGTTCTCAATTATTTAAACCTTAGTTGTTAAAAGAACTAATAAAGTgcagttttttatgttaaaaacacacttttggGATTAAAACTTCATCTATGGAAAATTACAAAGCCTTGAAAAACTATTCATATCCGTCGTCATATTAGAACCACAAActatcaacacaaagtagtctCAAGCCATTAAgtggaaggatttttttttttccgcgTTTGCTTTTAGCCACCACGAGGTAGGTATATTCTGGGTGAGGTGCACCACTCAAAGCATGTAGGTTTCTGCATGTAggtcaaaaactttaaagttgcTGTCATCTAACCAGAGCACCGCCTTTCACATGTTTACTGCTTTACCTTATGATGCCATAAAGTTCTGCAGAAACCTGCTAATGGCCAATTTATTGCATGAGCTGGAGCAGAGACATGTCTCATCTATGGAGGACAGTGGGCCATGAGAACCAGGACAACTATCCTGCATGTCAGCATCAAGCTATATTTGCCAGGAGAGACTCTTCCACCTGAGCTCTGCATATCTACAACTCCTCTAGTGTTACTGTGGGCCTTTTAGTTGCATCTCTAATTAATACTCTCCTTACCCAGGTTTAGCTGGACAGCCAGTGTTTGGTGGATTTGCAGTTGTCTAATACTCTTTCTATTTTTGATGTATTGATCAGTGCTGGGTGAAATGTTCAAAGCTTAGGATATTGTTTTTACAGCCTACTCCTACTTCAAACTTCTCCAGAACTTCCTCCTTGACCACATGAACTGCACACATTTGAACTCTATTTACTATGAGGCATGGCCAACAGAAACAGCAGATCTAATCCCGTCGGCTCCTTTGTTCacgaaacaaaagaaaaaagaataaaagctgttAAGCGGGCGACCCACGCCAGAACCGCGTGCACGGTAAAGAGCTCAGGCGGGGTTCACTCGACCCCTCTCAGAACTGCGGGAGGGTTCAAACTCCACTTACTCATTTTTAGCTAGCTTCACCGCATGTTCACAtttagctcacagaaaaagcaCCAAGCcgccaaacaaacaaaagtaaactaaTAACTTTTAGGCTTTGACGTGCCCACTCCCACAGACTCACGCAGATGTGCGCTACATAGaagatgttttgacacaaacaaccttttttttccacaattttgttTATAGTAAAGTGGATGATAAAATACcaatgaatatatattttcttttcttaaaggAAAATCCCAAGGTACGCACAGTGCGTTCAGCTGCAGGTGCTACTGCATGTCACAATTTTTATATCTgctattaaatattttgaagacTATGCATAAttccacttcacagttttgCACCTCAAACCCAAAGGCCCTGGAGCGATTCTCAGCTGGGGTTTGTGGGTTTGTTCTTTTGTACCTGTACAGTAGTTTTTCCCAGAACTGCCTCCTCCCCATCTGACTGACTCACGCACAGCACCATCATCTTCTGTGCGCCGTCCACCTGGAAGGACAGCTCCTGTTCGAGACAAAACAGAGGCTGTCAGCGCTGGCACAAACCGCTATTTTAGTCTTCAGCTCTGACCGTCTGCTGGATTTACTGTACTCGTAAAGTTTAAAGCTTGCTGGTTCTCAGGTCTAGGGCTGTATACACACCTGGTCCCAGAGCGGGTTGAGGCTGCGGACTGACGAATGTGTCTGGGCTTGTTTATCGTAAAACTCGTAACCAtccacctccacacacacataaacacctGGAACAGAAGCAGAACCGTCATCATCGCTCACAGACTGTACTGGGTTATAAATTTCTCCTAAAATCTCTTTGTACATCCTGGGTGTTCAAAGTGAGGCTGGAGGGCCATTTGCACCACTTGGAATGGTACAAACACGGCCCGACAGAACCAGCAGTGGATGCAGATGGAAACCTACAAATTTAATAGTATAATGGAAAATGCCACCACgattttgtcttttaatagACATGTGTttcttgctttcattttaattaaataacacaTTGGCGATTAAATGTCAATCAACTTTCAGTCTGAAACAGACTTGAGGCCCCGAATCATGAATATTGatcaaaaaacccaaaacaaacagaacagttCATTCAAGAAGAGTTTGAAAATTagatatctttaaaaaaaagtaaaaaacaaaagtgagacGCTGTAGTTTTGTGATCTGCAATAATTTACAGATTATTTATCACAAGTAATTAGAGAactgttttcttaaaatatcaCATGTTTTGTTAATTGGTGagcagataaaaaagaaaactataaaattATATCGGGTtttgatctgaaatgttttttttctttccgtAGGTACTTTTGACCAACTAggccaaatgtttggacaccactgacaCACACAGTTCAGATACACACACTACCGCCATGTTATGAGGATTTCAGGGCCTCAATTATCTGATCAGGCCATTCGCATTCAGAGGGAAATAGTTGTACATTAAATAACTTCAGTGAATTTCAATATGGCAAACTGGgtgcaaaagttttaatttattgtgtagTTTCTTTAATCCATACACGGTCAGaatgagaaaacatgaacataaTTGTTCGCACAGGACAACTGATCCCAAACACAGAgaattgaaaaaaatcattaggCTCTCAGAACCTCAAACCATCAAATTTCTTTGCACCATGCTTAAAAGTTCAATTTAAACGTTTGAAACCAGCAAAATCAGATTTGGGTTGAGCTCCACCAATTTGATAGAGAAGAGTAATAAAATATCCAGCTTTAATCATGCCAGGGTGTTCTTGATGGCAACAGAAGATGGTCTCCTTTGCTTGTATGTCTGTGAAGTGGACATTTCAAATGCAAGTGGGGGTGTTAGTATATATTTGAGCCAGTTTGCATACATTACTGCTAATAAAATCCACAGCAAATTGACATTTGTGTGACGGTTTTTGAAGTTGGTTCTTGTATAAATGATTTCACCTCAGAAAGAGAGCAGATCAGCTGGTGAGAGGTGCAAAACCCGAAATATATTTAATCCTCATATAGCCATTTAAATGTCAAGATACATACAAGCTGGTTCCTGCAGGCCAGAAGCTGAATGGATCGCCACACTGACAGTCCCACATAACGACTTCTCATCTTCTGCTGGTGAGATACAGAGACAACGGATTAGGCCAGTCATCGAACGCAACACTAATCCAGGACAGACTTCTAGAGCTCTCGAATCGAGATGTGGGAAATGTTGCTGTGCAGGACGAGGAGGTGAAAGCAGTGAGGATATCTGGTTTTAGACACAGGATATGATTCTGTGGCAGAGGGAAAAATAGGCTTGTGGTGAGAGAAGGTGTTTGTACCGGCGACAGAGCTGTGTAGATGTGGCTGCTGCGTCATTCTCAGTTTCACACAGGCACAGGTGAGCGTGAGCAGGTCTGGAGGGATGGTTTCAATGTCTGACAAACGACACAAAAGATCCAATCAGCTCACAGAACTGATGATAATAGAAAGTCAGTTAAACTCTAGtgattcatcaaaaaaaaaaaaaaaattataatctgCTCATTTTAAGCGTTTCCCCCATGATTTAACTGGGATTTCTTTACCTGTGCCTcaaaatgacacttttagtTGAAGTGGGAACAAACTAAGAATTTCCAAAGAAACTACTTGTAGTAGAAATGTAATTGaggtaaagtaaaaaaaacaaacatataattTCTTTCTTACTATATGTATGTATTTGACACAAACACGGTTGGATAAATCAGTTTCTCACGTGTATATtaggctttttattttaacaggacTTAAATTAAGTTTATCATTGGCACGaggtgaaaacatttgaaagcttTAAGCTTTAGGTTGCTATAACACCTAATATGGTTGTGAGAATTGAACTGAGATCCCTGAACTGAGATCACACTGACTGCACACAACTACAAATAAAGTACTGACTCTTTGTGGTCACTCCACATAACCtcatttctaataaataaacaaatgatggGTTTTTATAGAAGGGCGGTAGAAGCCACAGCATGGCACAGGAAAGCTTAAAAACACAGAACCTAATTATTGAAAAGTAATCCTAGGAAGCCAAAACTCTGCACTGCTGAATAACAAAGTGGAAGGATTTTTATTACCTTTTTATTATATcagttacactgtaaaacacaatCTGTCTTAAAATCTGACGCTGCACGACAAGAAAATGCTTACAAATGGTGCCTTAAAACAGGCTTTATAGCtcccaaatgttttcacattatgttcacaaacttcaatgtattttacttggAAAGGGAaacatagttttcttttttaagtggGACATGATTTTATATTTAGCCACCCTTCCTGGAGTGCGTCTTTGGTTTTGAAGAAGTGACATAAATTTTCTCCCATCTCACCCAATAAAAAAAGCTCAAGCTGAgttacaaatgttaaaaaaaaaagtaaaaacatttttaaaggcgACTTGGACATGCGAGACGGCCGATCACTCTCCGAACTTTTAAGGTATATCGTCGAGCAAGTGTCGTTTGACGTAAAACGAGATCAACACTGTGCTTTAGCTCCATGGTTACTTCCTGCCCTAGATACCTCACTGATGCGTAGCGTGACCTATAGTTTGATAAAGCTATGTATCAGTATCTAAGCACAACTTAGCATCAGTTAGCAACTTTAAATACTAAATGGCTACATTGAAGTTCGTGGCTGAAACGTGGAAAACATGCCAACAGGTCACAGAGGATGATCATACAGGCTCAAGACTTTCTAGATTTTTCTGTATGCACTCAAGCATCAGTGATTGTAATCATGTGTTGAATGTAAGCTGTGAACTCACTTCCTCTGGTGAGTTTGTGGATGTTGTCTCTCCACTCTTCCAGGTCATACAGAGAGGGGAAGAACAAAGTGTGACTCTGTGGTGACAGAAACACAGATCCTTACATAGATCTTGTTCGTTATGAATTAGGACTGTACgggtaataaaaacattaccaaacttgtgtgtgtgtgtgttttttgtacCTTGCCACTGGGGCTGTGAAGGTCCAGTCTGTAAACTGGGGAGTGTGTGAGAAGCAGCAGCTCCATTTGTTCCAGTTTCTTCCTGTTGCGAGCTGTCCAAGTCAGGCCTCTGGCGCCCTTCTTCATACAGAGAAATGTTGATGTTTAACTATTCGCTTTGACAAAAAcagacctttttaaaaaataataatgaaataataataattttaaaaaaggttttcataacACGCACCGGattttgctgcagctgctgccgcaGGAGGAACATCTTGGTCCTCAGGTTGAGCAGGCGGACGGTGGTATCAGGAGGCTGTTCGTGATCTGCCACCCAGCGGAGCCTGAGTCCCGCCAGAGGCAGGTACCAGCTGAACCTGTACTGGTCCTGCTTCCTGGAACCGACACAAGCACTGGTTTTCAAGGTTTCACAGTCATCACGTTCCTGTGGCGACCGCAGCCGCTTAACTGGGATGAGAGGCCCTGCGGCGCGCGTCGACCACGTTTCCCCACAAAGCAGCTGGTGTGCTCAGGTGCGGAGCTCACCCTCTGCCTGCGTGTTTGAATCTGGTGCACAGCAGGAGGTCGGTGTAGAGGAAGAAGTGACGCAGGCTGCGGACGCCGTCGCTCGCATCCACCACGAAGCCGTCGCGCATCAGCTGTCGCCTCTGGCgggggaggaaaaagaaaacgcGCTCAAATCTGAGGAGCGTTTTCGTCCCGACAAGTCTCGCCTGTCCGCTGCGATCGTGTTTGATCTGCTCCGAGTTCGGCTCtgcagagctaagatcctgcaGGACTCACCATGCCGTGAGTGAGCGTCACCTCCCGTTTGCTCTGTGAACTCTCGTTGACACCAGACAGGAAGCTTTGAGACAGCCTGAGAGCTTCTTGTAAGGCTGCGTAGTCTTTGTGCTCCACCGGCGTCGTCTTCAGGAGATCCTGCCAAACCGCAGACCGAGGTTCTTCAGTCAACATCAAAGCGGAGCTGAACAGAGGTTTTGTTTCACATCGACACAGGGGGTCCCTACGTCTGGTTCAGTTCGcagtttgatcattttctaAAATAGTTAAGCTAAATTAACAgtttgcaaaatgtatttttttatttctatcctCTAAaaccttcctttcttcctcaaCTGCGCCCTACATTGGTTCCCTATTTacctttccttttttatgtcCTTCCtatacttttttccccttttttcatcctttgttttccatcttttctcattttcttccttccttcttctaatttttttccacaatttgcCATATGATTTAGATTGCAAAACCAACATAAAGCAAATGAAACGTGTAGAAACCCTGAAGGTGGGCTCTCATAATATCCCAAGGTTTTCTCACCCGCAGCACTAGTGTGGTCTTAGTTATTCTATCCAAAGGCTTATAGAGcagagctgtaaaaaaaaagagagagtgaAAACTTCAACTAAACACTCCCAGGCTTGGATGTGTCCAATAGGAATAAATATCTACTCTTCTTACCTTCCAGAGTGTATGCCGTCCGAGCTTTATAGGCACCGTTAATGTACAAGGTCTGGAAAAGACAACAGGTgaagtgacacacacacacacacacacacacgcacacgcacacacacacacacacacacacacacacacaaaaacttaaaagttCCCCTCTGGAGTTACAAGGCCTTCTGTACCTCAGCAAGAGTCCGAAATAGAGGATTCGCTTGTGTGCACTTCCTGACCACTTCCAACGCTTTCTCGTAGTTTTCGATGAATCCTCCGTACAGCCCGAGATGGTTTacctggaagaaaaagaaaagaaaaaaaaaacacgaggTGGTCGGTAGTGGTCCGTGAACTTCCTCGGGTGCGAAGCGAACCCTGGTTTGCCGTTGTTTCGACTGGCTTTTGTTGGGCCTTGAAAACGTGTTGTTACTTTCACAATTTTGCCCCATCAAAGCACAAACTTCAGCtgattttattggaatttcatGTGACCGATGCAAACGGGGAACAGTTTTAAACACTAAACATGCCATCTTCATGACGACACGtattggcagcatcatgccaaATACACTAAAaccctggaagaaaacctgttggaacCTAAAAAAAGACTTCTAGCACTAAACATGAAGCTAGAGCTTCACTGGAGTAAGTTAGAGCAAAAGGACAGTCATGTGTTGCAGCCATAGATACAACACATGGCTATCTTGACACTATCTAGTGTCAACACATGACACTTCAAGTCTGTGTCGAGACTTGAAGCGTATGCAGCACCCAGAGCAGGAGCAAACGTACCAGTTTCAGAAACAGGTCTCCCATCTCCagctcagagctgctgcaggacgGCACGTCCTGACCGGAGCTGCTCTCCGGCGGCGTGTGAGCGCCGAGTCTGGCCTTCAGGCCGGAGTAAAAACTCTGGTGAACATCTCTGAGCTCCGGGATCTGGTAGAACACCGTCTGCACCTGCTGACTGGAGAGCACCGGCTGGGACGTCCCGGCCGAGGCCCGCAGAGCCTTCATGGGCTGCGGAGAGAGGTGTTGcgaaaattcaaattaaaaaataaaaaaaagctgagttCAATAATGCTAAAGGTCAACTGCTGGAGAAAATAACGCACTGGGGTGAAGGgcataaaagtgaaaaaggacaaaatgggTCTGAAGGTGTGAACAACTCGCAGACAAGCGACTggagagcacacacacacacacctgtgtgtgtttggggttcAGAGTTCAGTTCTCACATCGCAGTATAATGCGACATGTTTTCACGGTGATAGCGAAGTCACATGACTAATGCAGGCAAACTGCTGAGCAAAACCACCAGCATTCACCTTCtcacaagacattttatttcactttatttcacacacagaaaatgttttctctttattaaGTGCATTATGCCAAATGGGGAACGGCAGTGGCTGCCGTTAatagcagagaaaaaaaagagaaaagaaattggCCTTGAATGCATCTTGCTCTAATTGTTGCCCCATCATTTCCTGTCTGAAAGGGGAAATACGCTGCTGGTGTCCAGCTTAGTGTTCATGCTGTGGGAGTTCCTTATCAGAGGTCTGAATGACGCACAGCTGAAGATTGGATTGGGCTTGTGTTGATGTTGAACTTCTCGGGATGTTCACTTTGCTCTGAACATGCTAGATCAAATGTTTTGGACTGAATGCAAAACAGCAGGTCTGACAGGAAgctagagctgctgctgctgctgctgctgctgctgctgctgctgctgcatctgcATGTGTTGGAAGGAGCTGCTTACGTTGTCCTAGGCTAAGCAAAGATTTGCTTATTTGTGagatgaaactttttaaatttacgAGTCCGTCTGTGTTCCCACGCTCACCTGTGCATAAAGGATTTGCATGGGAGAGAAACAGCATCAAGTGAACATCTGGGTGTCTAAACTCATCCTTTGAGAAATCTAGTGGACACAACTCCAAACGCTGTCTAACAGTTTTTATTGCTACTTTAGTTGGTGTAACTCATCATCCTGGAAGGTTTTCAGTTTGAACAACCTGTCCGGAGTTAAGGTGGGTTGCAAAAGTACTGACACTGTTTCTAGAGTAGGAGTGAACCGACTGCTGTTATTGGCCAATCACCGATATTCGAAAAAAGATTTTCACGAATACCGATTCACAACTGACACTTTTTTCATAACTGACCTTTACTGTTATAACGCCGCAATATGCGACCGACAGATAGatgtacggtggccgacaggtgcaaatgcgcagcaaaagagaaaacatgcaaacaaaaaagaagacacccccgaatgaaatgcagcaaacaaaaagagagacgcaaacacccccgaatgaaatgcagcaaataaaaagagagacgcaaacacccccgaatgaaatgcagcaaacaaaaagtgttgaaaacggaagtgctccagaccactagggggagtcaaagaaaatagtattcatttctatgggaccagatgcaagattcttcttcttcttcttcttcttcttcttcttcttggtatttattggcggttggcaacaaacttacagtagcattaccgccacttaccagtatggagtgtggttcgagatggtctataaactttcactttctaccttttccctccattaactcctgattaaacatacccccacacatacacacctgcttatattatccaacttgcttataactttatatacccctctttgatattctttacacactcacgcccaacttgctctactcatatcctatgaaatagctttgtttttttaagataccgaataattatttgaatatgtctactcccgaaatctctcctcaaaaattctattaaattaaacctttctttaatacctacacactctctcagcatgcatcttctctcttcttcatacttacaacactctaaaataacatgctctattgtttcagacttctcacaataatcacactttccagatgcaagattcagagagatacctttactttctttcaaatttctttctctgaatcttgcatctggtcccatagaaatgaatactattttctttgactccccctagtggtctggagcacttccgttttcaacactttttgtttgctgcatttcattcgggggtgtttgcgtctctctttttgtttgctgcatttcattcgggggtgtttgcgtctctctttttgtttgctgcatttcattcgggggtgtcttcttttttgtttgcatgttttctcttttgctgcgcatttgcacctgtcggccaccgtataGATGGGTAgattttattgcaaacaaaaaaaacactattaataaaaataaaaaaataaaaaagtacataaaaaaagGTCCCTAACCATTCAGGATGGAGCCACATCAATGTCTCCACAGTACAGATGAGCATCTTACTGCTCTATATTTAACGTTAGTCAAAAACAGGGTAGTTCCATTATTAGACTCGTTTAAACGGCAAATGAATTCATACTAAAGCTTTCTTAAACGGCCATCAAAGAGCTGACAGATACAAACAGTTCACTGGCACTGTTCcaatcattatttattaaaaaacactaaacaatGCCTGTGAAACAAACACAAGCTTGTTTTAGCCTTACAGTAAGACACCGCTCTCAAgtataaattaaaagtttagaCAAAAGGGACAATGGCTGATCGTTAGACGTTTGCTGAGGAGGACAGGTGTTGGTTTTGCATGTAATTATctaaattaaggaaatcaggaCTTATTGATCAATCGCTTACAGAAAGACttaaatttttctttacaaaaaagcTTAAACTCAGTCTGATTTGATTGATTATATGTGTAAAAATCaatatgttttgatctaaaccgTTCCAGCTCTGCTTTTGTCGCACTTGGCTTCAAGATTTTCTGTCACTTCTTgtaacaaaaacaggaattttgtttgatttgtcaTCTACATGTCTGTGCAGCAGCTAGTAGTGAAATTGCTGTTGCATAATTCTGAATAATGGACGGAAATAAATGTCTTACAGCGGTTCCTCAGGCAGAAAAGATCAAGTCAGCAACAGAATTTTGTGGATGTTGATTTAATTTGTCAATCGAGATCTTAAGTGCTTGGTTTTAGATAGGCGTTGAATGTTTCCGCACCTCCcccgtgttttatttttagataagtCGCATTATCTGAGAACTGCTTcggtttttaagaaaaagggGAACCTTATATACAATGGTTGAACAATCCAGAAAGAGGGAAGCGGCCACATTTGGTGTAATAAGTGACATCTGGCCAAGTGTTGCTCACTGAAATAGGCGTTTGTCTCCGTTTTCAGACACAGCGCAGTCCAAACACGAAATGAAAGATCATCTTCAGCTGCACAAATACATgcatgaattaaataaatgaaggcGGAGGGGACGTTGACTCAGACGGTTAAATTTTCCCGAGTGCGGGAGCAGCTGAACAATAAAAAGGAAGTTATGCAGCAACGAGCAAATTTGGGGAGGAGGAGCTCAAATTGTGCATTAAGGGAAACAAACTTTCATTTGCATGACTTGGCTTAGAGGTAAACAAGAATACACTGCGGTCAGACTGAAAGCAAAGGGTGTGAAATAATGATAGAAACAAGAGTTTGTTGGCGTTACCGCTAGCAGGGCGTCCAGCTCCCTGAGGTACACCTCCTCGCTGTCCAGGATGCCCCTCAGGACCACCAGCCTCTTCTCCAGCATCTCCTCGCGGCTGCATGACGTCTGAGAGCGACGCATGAAATCAGTCAGTAAAATGAAGGTGCTGCTACCAAACGAACTGCGACGCTACCAATGAGGCGGGAGATACCGACAGAAATATAGCTGAGATCTCTCAGGTGAATCACCTCAAAGCAATTTGAATAAGCAAATTCATCAACTTGATTAGAGATCTGGTCAGACGTTTGCATGCGCACATCAATTATGAATTCAAATTGATTTAGGATTCAAGATGATCTATTTGAGGTTTTGTCCAGGGTGAAACGATGATGCAACTTCAAGGATTTCATGCGATTTCTTTGGGTTTAATATAATACATATGTAGATTCTCTAACTGTACCACCCCATGCTAATAATACTTGGTTAAATATTCTTCAGCAATGtgcagaaaaaacacacacttttcatAGCTATCTGATAGATGCTGGCATAATTTTGCATGCAATCCCTGACTTTTAATCATTGACAAAGTTAATATCAGTGCTTGGGATCTTTGTTCCGCTTCAACACTCATCTGTGTCCGACCCAAACTGCCAGCTCCAAGGAGAGAAAGCTGGCTGGGATTTCCAAGAACAGCCCACCTTGGAGGTTCTGGTCTGACATGAACTGCAAGATTTGAAAATCTTGCAGTTCATGGAAACCTCGCGTCACCGACGACTGAGAGGGTGGGACTGCTGCTCCTAAACGACACCGTCAAGTTCCACCGacacacaaagagagagaagtCCAATGTCTGCTGGCGAGCAGGTTTGTGGTCAGATGAGACGTAAATGTATCCATCTAGTGGCAGCGTCATCTGTTGTTGTCGGCTGTTTGCTGATGGCCACAAACACAATAGAGTAGATTTGCAACTCGCTAACAGTCAT from Xiphophorus maculatus strain JP 163 A chromosome 14, X_maculatus-5.0-male, whole genome shotgun sequence includes:
- the LOC102223909 gene encoding active breakpoint cluster region-related protein-like isoform X1; translation: MDVYQEALSYLESHHAAAASSSLLIVCVYSAVGTGGEALEDVFHEEAVSCFLSPLSSESIDFPDTLTSCSREEMLEKRLVVLRGILDSEEVYLRELDALLAPMKALRASAGTSQPVLSSQQVQTVFYQIPELRDVHQSFYSGLKARLGAHTPPESSSGQDVPSCSSSELEMGDLFLKLVNHLGLYGGFIENYEKALEVVRKCTQANPLFRTLAETLYINGAYKARTAYTLEALLYKPLDRITKTTLVLRDLLKTTPVEHKDYAALQEALRLSQSFLSGVNESSQSKREVTLTHGMRRQLMRDGFVVDASDGVRSLRHFFLYTDLLLCTRFKHAGRGKQDQYRFSWYLPLAGLRLRWVADHEQPPDTTVRLLNLRTKMFLLRQQLQQNPKGARGLTWTARNRKKLEQMELLLLTHSPVYRLDLHSPSGKSHTLFFPSLYDLEEWRDNIHKLTRGNIETIPPDLLTLTCACVKLRMTQQPHLHSSVAAEDEKSLCGTVSVAIHSASGLQEPACVYVCVEVDGYEFYDKQAQTHSSVRSLNPLWDQELSFQVDGAQKMMVLCVSQSDGEEAVLGKTTVQLESSSLSSRWRRQTLQLGQLEVTLSLKYCPHQLEAPGAPIQQPPVFCVPIEKVAQQEGVLVPHVVRCCVEEVERRGMDEVGIYRISGTATDISSLKAVFNTNLREAVTRLRSAEVNTVSGVLKLYFRELPEPLVPPDLFQSLAKTLDIQDMNSRLVSMLSLLQSCPDVNRNTFLYLIHHLQRVAKRQDVNKMTLMNLATVFGPSLLRPPVAGLEHNGVTVDISQEVVIQVQVVFSYLQSNSLPEAQTSLPYGSDTEEETTHM
- the LOC102223909 gene encoding active breakpoint cluster region-related protein-like isoform X2; this encodes MDVYQEALSYLESHHAAAASSSLLIVCVYSAVGTGGEALEDVFHEEAVSCFLSPLSSESIDFPDTLTSCSREEMLEKRLVVLRGILDSEEVYLRELDALLAPMKALRASAGTSQPVLSSQQVQTVFYQIPELRDVHQSFYSGLKARLGAHTPPESSSGQDVPSCSSSELEMGDLFLKLVNHLGLYGGFIENYEKALEVVRKCTQANPLFRTLAETLYINGAYKARTAYTLEALLYKPLDRITKTTLVLRDLLKTTPVEHKDYAALQEALRLSQSFLSGVNESSQSKREVTLTHGMRRQLMRDGFVVDASDGVRSLRHFFLYTDLLLCTRFKHAGRGKQDQYRFSWYLPLAGLRLRWVADHEQPPDTTVRLLNLRTKMFLLRQQLQQNPKGARGLTWTARNRKKLEQMELLLLTHSPVYRLDLHSPSGKSHTLFFPSLYDLEEWRDNIHKLTRGNIETIPPDLLTLTCACVKLRMTQQPHLHSSVAEDEKSLCGTVSVAIHSASGLQEPACVYVCVEVDGYEFYDKQAQTHSSVRSLNPLWDQELSFQVDGAQKMMVLCVSQSDGEEAVLGKTTVQLESSSLSSRWRRQTLQLGQLEVTLSLKYCPHQLEAPGAPIQQPPVFCVPIEKVAQQEGVLVPHVVRCCVEEVERRGMDEVGIYRISGTATDISSLKAVFNTNLREAVTRLRSAEVNTVSGVLKLYFRELPEPLVPPDLFQSLAKTLDIQDMNSRLVSMLSLLQSCPDVNRNTFLYLIHHLQRVAKRQDVNKMTLMNLATVFGPSLLRPPVAGLEHNGVTVDISQEVVIQVQVVFSYLQSNSLPEAQTSLPYGSDTEEETTHM
- the LOC102223909 gene encoding active breakpoint cluster region-related protein-like isoform X4; protein product: MDVYQEALSYLESHHAAGGEALEDVFHEEAVSCFLSPLSSESIDFPDTLTSCSREEMLEKRLVVLRGILDSEEVYLRELDALLAPMKALRASAGTSQPVLSSQQVQTVFYQIPELRDVHQSFYSGLKARLGAHTPPESSSGQDVPSCSSSELEMGDLFLKLVNHLGLYGGFIENYEKALEVVRKCTQANPLFRTLAETLYINGAYKARTAYTLEALLYKPLDRITKTTLVLRDLLKTTPVEHKDYAALQEALRLSQSFLSGVNESSQSKREVTLTHGMRRQLMRDGFVVDASDGVRSLRHFFLYTDLLLCTRFKHAGRGKQDQYRFSWYLPLAGLRLRWVADHEQPPDTTVRLLNLRTKMFLLRQQLQQNPKGARGLTWTARNRKKLEQMELLLLTHSPVYRLDLHSPSGKSHTLFFPSLYDLEEWRDNIHKLTRGNIETIPPDLLTLTCACVKLRMTQQPHLHSSVAAEDEKSLCGTVSVAIHSASGLQEPACVYVCVEVDGYEFYDKQAQTHSSVRSLNPLWDQELSFQVDGAQKMMVLCVSQSDGEEAVLGKTTVQLESSSLSSRWRRQTLQLGQLEVTLSLKYCPHQLEAPGAPIQQPPVFCVPIEKVAQQEGVLVPHVVRCCVEEVERRGMDEVGIYRISGTATDISSLKAVFNTNLREAVTRLRSAEVNTVSGVLKLYFRELPEPLVPPDLFQSLAKTLDIQDMNSRLVSMLSLLQSCPDVNRNTFLYLIHHLQRVAKRQDVNKMTLMNLATVFGPSLLRPPVAGLEHNGVTVDISQEVVIQVQVVFSYLQSNSLPEAQTSLPYGSDTEEETTHM